TTCAGAAACGGTACATCAAAGACCTTGCCGTAGTATGTAATTATCAACTTATAACAGGATAGTATGTCCTTTAATGTCTCAGGTGTAAGATTGATATCTTGAATCAGTGTATTCATCTTATCTTTGCCATAGAGACCTATAACTGTAACGCTTCCATCGTAAGGCGGGCCGCCGTCTGTTTCAATATCAAGACATACTGCCTCTTTTTTAAAGTAATCAAATAACCTCCAGTGCTCGGAAGGGTTCATCCTGCGGGCAAAGAAATCTATGTCCTGCCTCTCAAGTGCATAGAGTCCGTCTGTAAGCCCCCTGTCGAGCTGATCTTTCCTGTCTTCGGATAATCCCTTAATATGTTTTGTGTTAAGGAAGTCCTGCCACCTGAAAATCCCCTCATTCCACAGATGTCTCTCAAGCCTTGCCCCGACACCGGGCAGGAATATAAAGGTATGTTTAAGCATTAGAATTCCTCAAAGTAAGAAAATTATAAGCTATTTATGATACTAAGGTAAAGCAGGAAGTTTGGGAGGAATTTATTTATCTGCCTTCGTTTCTTTTATGAATTGTGACA
The sequence above is drawn from the Nitrospirota bacterium genome and encodes:
- a CDS encoding ribonuclease H-like domain-containing protein, with the protein product MLKHTFIFLPGVGARLERHLWNEGIFRWQDFLNTKHIKGLSEDRKDQLDRGLTDGLYALERQDIDFFARRMNPSEHWRLFDYFKKEAVCLDIETDGGPPYDGSVTVIGLYGKDKMNTLIQDINLTPETLKDILSCYKLIITYYGKVFDVPFLNKSIYGLNITMPNYDLCFASHKLGIKGGFKKLETHFGIYRDDGIKGMDGYDAVKLWRRHKNGDHRALELLVKYNEADTKNLYSIAKTLYEMSIKKYGPPSFAEGLG